A genomic segment from Spinacia oleracea cultivar Varoflay chromosome 3, BTI_SOV_V1, whole genome shotgun sequence encodes:
- the LOC110801234 gene encoding uncharacterized protein produces the protein MKEYLSNPPVLMPPKPGEPLILYLTVTETTMGTLLAQYQEGTKREIAIYYLSKKFLDYETRYNPLEKACISLIYATKKLRHYLQAHTTFLISRLDPIKYIFEKPILTERFARWHAMLSEFDIQCVNQKSVKGRAIYEALADGPISGDEFDDDFPDEHLLNIGISRWKMYFDGASNRRGNGASVLLVDPYGIHIPFAVKLSFPTTNNTAEYEACIYGVKAALAAGAKYLTVYGDSNLIMSQTIGVWRVRDERLQMHTEYLQQFIPYFEDIDFKHVPQEKNSFTDALANLAVNLTWENNVKIRAVTIEENDSPVIDFEHMIAALTLQDDKDAWYADIKKILITG, from the coding sequence ATGAAGGAATATCTCTCTAATCCTCCAGTGTTAATGCCACCCAAGCCGGGAGAGCCTTTGATTTTGTATCTCACAGTCACAGAAACTACCATGGGAACGTTATTGGCTCAATACCAAGAAGGCACCAAAAGAGAAATTGCCATCTACTACCTCAGCAAAAAGTTTTTGGATTATGAAACCAGATACAATCCTTTAGAAAAAGCTTGCATCTCCCTCATATATGCCACTAAGAAGCTACGACATTACCTACAGGCTCATACAACTTTTCTTATCTCAAGACTAGATCCTATCAAGTACATTTTTGAGAAACCAATTCTCACCGAGAGGTTCGCGAGATGGCATGCAATGCTTTCAGAATTTGATATTCAATGTGTAAACCAGAAATCTGTTAAAGGAAGGGCGATATATGAAGCATTGGCTGATGGACCAATCTCAGGAGATGAATTTGATGACGATTTTCCAGATGAACATTTACTCAACATTGGGATATCTAGGTGGAAAATGTACTTTGACGGAGCATCTAATAGAAGGGGCAATGGCGCGAGTGTTTTGCTCGTTGATCCTTATGGAATTCATATCCCTTTTGCTGTGAAACTGAGTTTTCCAACGACTAATAACACAGCAGAGTACGAAGCTTGCATTTATGGCGTTAAGGCAGCCTTAGCGGCAGGGGCAAAATACCTCACAGTATATGGAGATTCTAACCTCATCATGTCTCAAACAATTGGAGTATGGAGAGTCCGAGATGAGAGATTGCAGATGCATACCGAGTATCTCCAACAGTTCATTCCGTACTTCGAAGATATTGACTTCAAGCATGTTCCCCAAGAGAAAAACAGTTTTACGGATGCGCTAGCGAACTTAGCGGTAAATTTAACATGGGAAAACAACGTAAAAATTCGAGCCGTGACTATTGAGGAAAATGATTCACCGGTAATCGACTTTGAACATATGATTGCTGCATTGACTTTGCAAGATGATAAAGATGCATGGTATGCtgatattaaaaaaattctaATCACCGGTTAA